The Conexivisphaera calida genome includes a region encoding these proteins:
- a CDS encoding SCP2 sterol-binding domain-containing protein encodes MSSFEALDGIVKKVQSNPGLLQEFRKFSGKIFQFSLKEGDAFHLSIGPDGTPMLERGNHQSPSATITASDSALVDILTGKADAVQSFFMGKVKVSGDLMSVQGLVNLLKKIR; translated from the coding sequence ATGTCCTCTTTTGAAGCACTCGATGGTATAGTAAAAAAAGTCCAAAGTAATCCCGGATTACTGCAGGAATTTCGGAAGTTTTCCGGGAAAATATTCCAATTTTCTCTAAAGGAGGGCGATGCGTTCCACCTGTCGATAGGGCCCGATGGAACTCCTATGCTTGAGCGGGGCAATCACCAATCCCCCAGCGCCACCATAACCGCATCCGATTCGGCGCTTGTAGACATATTGACGGGGAAGGCCGACGCTGTGCAGTCCTTCTTCATGGGCAAGGTGAAGGTCTCCGGGGACCTGATGTCAGTGCAGGGCCTGGTCAACCTCCTGAAGAAGATCAGGTGA
- a CDS encoding 3-hydroxyacyl-CoA dehydrogenase/enoyl-CoA hydratase family protein, whose amino-acid sequence MKFEKVAVVGAGEMGHGIAEVFALAGLPVSLIDVKQDILDRAKSRIADSLKHMASRGRIKPEQVDQVLSRISTYTSIEEGARGVDLAIEAVPERIDVKSQVLKALEAVLSPDAVIGTNTSSILISELSQFLSRKDRFLGTHFFNPPVVMKLVEVVKGPETSDATVDAVMELMKSIGKVPVRVKDSVGFIVNRIEGPELLYFCLLVDRGLAKPSEVDAFFRSQGLPMGPYELMDYVGLDVVQELLKYYAAKLSKDYGKCRTIGDLVSKGYLGMKAGRGFYEWEGGKAKIDLSRQTDKVGLLDVMLLEVNEAVKLLEEGVASPDDIETAVKLGLNRPFGPITVAKTLTSSEAREKLEAMSKDFDCEVFAPARSIRDGRLREAIEGRLQPAQPKPESTQPQAPQPAPTYGDYKNLRVTKVGDRVVRIALNRPKLNLMNVELLEELGAVLDKVKGDPEVFVVLITGEGGTFSAGADLSAYVADSVQFSEFSRIGERTFRKIVELPKITVAEIKGYALGGGLELALSCDIRLATPDATLGFPEVTLGILPGWGGTQRLPRLIGMSRAMELILTGRRINGREAHEIGLVALLLGQDPDGEAVKYAESLATSSAPIAARFAKMLVNKASEVPEDVGLEMESTAFGILFGTQDMKEGVSALLQKRKPNFRGK is encoded by the coding sequence TTGAAGTTCGAGAAGGTAGCGGTAGTCGGCGCGGGCGAGATGGGCCATGGAATAGCTGAGGTCTTCGCGCTCGCCGGTCTGCCGGTGTCGCTCATAGACGTGAAACAGGACATACTGGACAGGGCGAAGTCCCGGATAGCCGATAGCCTGAAGCATATGGCGTCCAGGGGAAGGATAAAGCCTGAGCAGGTGGATCAGGTCCTCTCCAGGATCTCCACATACACGTCGATAGAGGAGGGAGCGAGGGGCGTCGACCTGGCGATAGAGGCCGTTCCCGAGAGGATCGACGTGAAGTCGCAGGTGCTGAAGGCCTTGGAGGCAGTGCTATCACCCGACGCAGTTATAGGGACGAACACCTCCAGCATACTCATCTCCGAGCTCTCGCAGTTCCTCTCGAGGAAGGATCGCTTCCTGGGGACGCACTTCTTCAATCCACCTGTAGTCATGAAGTTAGTCGAGGTCGTGAAGGGGCCCGAGACCTCCGATGCGACCGTGGACGCAGTGATGGAGCTCATGAAGTCGATCGGCAAGGTGCCTGTCAGGGTTAAGGACAGCGTGGGCTTCATAGTGAACCGCATCGAGGGGCCGGAGCTGCTCTACTTCTGCCTCCTGGTCGACAGGGGCCTGGCAAAGCCGTCCGAGGTCGATGCATTCTTCAGATCCCAGGGACTTCCAATGGGCCCGTACGAGCTGATGGACTACGTTGGGCTAGACGTCGTGCAGGAGCTCCTCAAGTACTACGCCGCGAAGCTCTCCAAGGACTACGGGAAGTGCAGGACAATAGGCGACCTCGTGTCCAAGGGTTATCTTGGCATGAAGGCCGGCAGGGGATTCTATGAGTGGGAGGGGGGAAAGGCCAAGATAGACCTGAGCAGGCAGACGGACAAGGTCGGCCTCTTGGACGTGATGCTGCTGGAGGTCAACGAGGCGGTCAAGCTGCTGGAGGAGGGCGTAGCCTCGCCGGACGACATAGAGACCGCCGTTAAGCTCGGCCTGAACAGGCCATTTGGCCCGATAACTGTGGCGAAGACCCTCACGAGCTCCGAGGCGCGCGAGAAGCTGGAGGCCATGTCCAAGGACTTCGACTGCGAGGTGTTCGCCCCTGCCAGGTCCATAAGGGACGGCAGGCTGCGCGAGGCGATAGAGGGCAGGCTCCAGCCGGCTCAGCCCAAGCCCGAGTCCACGCAGCCTCAGGCTCCGCAGCCAGCGCCGACGTATGGCGACTACAAGAATCTACGCGTCACAAAGGTCGGCGACAGGGTGGTGAGGATTGCACTCAACCGGCCCAAGCTCAACTTGATGAACGTGGAGCTCTTGGAGGAGCTGGGCGCGGTCCTGGACAAGGTGAAGGGCGATCCCGAGGTGTTTGTGGTGCTGATAACCGGGGAAGGCGGCACCTTCTCCGCAGGGGCTGACCTCAGCGCGTACGTCGCGGACTCCGTGCAGTTCTCGGAGTTCTCCCGCATCGGCGAGAGGACCTTCCGGAAGATAGTCGAATTGCCGAAGATCACCGTGGCGGAGATAAAGGGGTATGCGCTCGGAGGAGGTCTCGAGCTGGCTCTCTCGTGCGACATAAGGCTCGCGACCCCGGACGCCACGCTCGGCTTCCCGGAGGTGACCCTTGGGATATTGCCAGGATGGGGAGGGACGCAGCGGCTCCCAAGGCTGATTGGCATGTCGAGGGCCATGGAGCTCATCCTCACGGGCAGGAGGATTAACGGCAGGGAGGCACACGAGATCGGGCTTGTGGCATTGCTCCTCGGGCAGGATCCGGACGGCGAGGCCGTGAAGTACGCTGAGTCCCTGGCGACCAGTTCCGCGCCCATAGCTGCCCGCTTCGCGAAGATGCTGGTCAACAAGGCATCAGAGGTCCCGGAGGACGTTGGTCTGGAGATGGAGTCCACAGCTTTCGGAATCCTGTTCGGCACTCAGGACATGAAGGAGGGCGTCTCCGCGCTGCTTCAGAAGAGGAAGCCGAACTTCAGGGGGAAGTGA
- a CDS encoding acetyl-CoA C-acetyltransferase: MGDARDVYIVDFRRTAFSRSRPKEPEKDVFNSIRMDEALGALISDMVRRNSIDPLDIGDVITGCALQAGENWLYGGRHPIFLAQLPPEVPGMAIDRACSSSMNAASIGYMEILTGNSELVLAGGIEHMTHVPMADNPHIEPNYKLLLRPEYLRYQMNIGYSMGLTAEKLAEVSGISKDDMDQWSLRSHQLAAKSLAEGWFRGEIMPIEVEYQGRKTVVDSDQSIRPDTTIDQIRNLPPAFKPDGVITAGNSSPLNAGASLLMLASGRMVEKYSLKPMAKIKSIGWAGVEPYIMGKGPVPASRKALERAGLRVDDIDFWEINEAFAVVTLYAIRELGIEPERVNVHGGAIAIGHPLGATGARITGTLARILKERKGKYGVATLCVGGGQGYSVVLEAVE; this comes from the coding sequence ATGGGCGACGCCCGTGATGTGTACATAGTGGATTTCCGCAGGACAGCGTTCTCCAGATCGAGGCCGAAGGAACCGGAGAAGGACGTATTCAACTCGATCAGGATGGACGAGGCGCTCGGCGCCCTCATATCGGACATGGTCAGGAGGAACTCCATAGACCCCCTCGACATTGGGGATGTCATAACTGGATGCGCGCTGCAGGCCGGCGAGAATTGGCTCTACGGAGGCAGGCATCCGATATTCTTGGCCCAACTGCCGCCCGAGGTCCCCGGCATGGCCATAGATAGGGCGTGCTCCTCCTCCATGAACGCCGCGTCCATAGGCTACATGGAGATACTGACCGGCAACTCCGAGCTCGTGCTCGCCGGTGGAATAGAGCACATGACGCACGTACCCATGGCGGACAATCCGCACATAGAGCCGAACTACAAATTACTCCTGAGGCCGGAATATCTGCGCTACCAGATGAACATAGGATACTCGATGGGGCTGACTGCGGAGAAGCTGGCTGAGGTGAGCGGAATTTCGAAGGATGACATGGATCAGTGGTCCCTGAGGAGCCATCAGCTCGCTGCTAAGTCGCTCGCCGAGGGATGGTTCAGGGGTGAGATAATGCCGATCGAGGTCGAGTACCAGGGAAGGAAGACCGTGGTCGACAGCGATCAGAGCATAAGACCGGACACCACCATAGATCAGATAAGGAACCTTCCTCCGGCGTTCAAACCGGATGGCGTGATAACCGCGGGTAACTCCTCCCCCCTCAACGCGGGTGCCTCCCTCCTGATGCTGGCATCGGGACGCATGGTAGAGAAGTACAGCCTCAAGCCCATGGCCAAAATAAAGTCGATAGGCTGGGCAGGCGTGGAGCCCTACATAATGGGAAAGGGGCCAGTCCCGGCCAGCCGGAAGGCATTAGAGCGTGCTGGATTGCGGGTGGACGACATAGACTTCTGGGAGATAAATGAGGCATTCGCAGTGGTGACGCTCTACGCGATAAGGGAGTTGGGCATAGAGCCCGAGAGAGTCAATGTTCACGGCGGCGCCATAGCAATAGGTCATCCCCTCGGAGCGACCGGCGCCAGGATAACCGGCACCCTCGCCAGGATACTGAAGGAGAGGAAGGGAAAGTACGGCGTGGCTACCCTCTGCGTCGGGGGCGGCCAAGGATATTCCGTGGTTCTGGAGGCAGTCGAGTGA
- a CDS encoding acyl-CoA dehydrogenase family protein, whose translation MYSLPEGYEEIRSRAREFALREFTEEVSRRYDESEEYPDEIRRKVFSAGFLDMADPWKVLIAMEEFCRVDPGLGLSAIASMFGSEILMLFGSDEQKERYLAPVLRGEKISGFAVTEPSAGSDVAGIKSTMERTPDGDYVLNGEKMFITNGTVADHYYLLARTSPPESSDKRHHGLSLAIIERRWPGVSPTKLRGKLGMRSTDTAEIKFENVRVPKENLVGEEGKGFYYVMTFFNISRIYVAAQAVGVAQGMLDLYLDYVLSSPSPPSEGAQFVLAEGATKVEAARLMTYRAASLIFQFNPDPALTSMAKYYAAEVANELAQKIMGIIGEDGLRGRLEKLYRDAKITEIWEGTSEIEKLVIYRQLSRRRSS comes from the coding sequence ATGTACTCGTTGCCTGAGGGGTATGAAGAGATACGTTCGCGCGCAAGGGAGTTCGCCCTCAGGGAGTTCACAGAGGAGGTATCTCGCAGGTACGACGAATCCGAGGAATACCCGGATGAGATCAGGAGGAAGGTATTCTCCGCTGGGTTCCTCGACATGGCGGATCCCTGGAAGGTCCTGATAGCCATGGAGGAATTCTGCCGCGTGGATCCCGGTCTGGGGCTCTCTGCTATAGCATCAATGTTCGGGTCCGAGATACTGATGCTGTTCGGATCGGACGAGCAGAAGGAGCGGTACCTGGCGCCGGTCCTGAGGGGCGAGAAGATAAGCGGATTCGCCGTCACGGAGCCCTCGGCCGGGAGCGATGTCGCGGGGATAAAGTCCACGATGGAGCGCACGCCGGACGGCGACTACGTGTTGAACGGCGAGAAGATGTTCATAACCAACGGCACTGTCGCGGACCATTACTATCTCCTCGCCAGGACCTCACCGCCGGAGTCCTCCGACAAGAGGCATCATGGGCTGAGCTTGGCCATAATTGAGAGGAGGTGGCCAGGGGTCAGCCCCACTAAACTCAGGGGCAAGCTGGGCATGAGGTCCACTGACACCGCGGAGATAAAGTTCGAGAACGTGCGGGTCCCCAAGGAGAACCTCGTGGGCGAGGAGGGGAAGGGATTCTACTACGTGATGACGTTCTTCAACATAAGCAGGATATACGTGGCCGCCCAGGCCGTTGGAGTAGCTCAGGGCATGCTGGACCTTTATCTGGACTACGTGCTCAGCTCTCCATCCCCGCCGTCCGAGGGCGCTCAGTTCGTCTTGGCGGAGGGCGCGACCAAGGTGGAGGCTGCGCGGCTTATGACGTACAGAGCGGCATCCCTGATATTCCAGTTCAACCCGGATCCCGCGCTGACCAGCATGGCGAAGTACTACGCGGCTGAGGTGGCCAACGAGTTGGCACAGAAGATCATGGGCATAATTGGCGAGGACGGCCTGAGGGGACGGCTGGAGAAGCTCTACAGGGATGCTAAGATAACTGAGATCTGGGAGGGCACCAGTGAGATAGAGAAACTCGTCATATATCGGCAGCTCTCCAGGAGGAGGTCGAGCTGA
- a CDS encoding acyl-CoA dehydrogenase family protein, with the protein MLKDEEKLLRRVVTEFCESEVEKERLRIERDGIPDSLIKAAAESGFLGALAPPELGGSGLDLRSYSVLLQAMSKYSTSLAYYVFLQNSLFIAPLLKFAQDDVGRSVISEVASGGSKGTLVQDIFRRSKNSLSYEGELNGMADMVPLPGADHHLILARSKDGDALVLSSPRNILERYRIIGLRGIEFGKVSYEGRADVITEHGSSAVEELMDEVAIPLSAMALGVVERAVEMAAQYSKEREAFGSKLSEFQPIAFYIADVQAQLRVLEEYLYSDSPDPLTAKVLSLDLARKASRMSIQVHGGYGYFEDIGVERLYRDAAVLSSISGNYLDDMTKLSRRLLGDFTAKI; encoded by the coding sequence ATGCTGAAGGACGAGGAGAAGCTGCTGAGGCGCGTGGTCACCGAGTTCTGCGAGTCGGAGGTGGAGAAAGAGCGCCTAAGGATAGAGCGGGACGGGATACCGGACTCGCTTATCAAGGCAGCCGCCGAGAGCGGATTCCTGGGCGCGCTGGCACCACCGGAGCTCGGGGGATCTGGGCTTGACCTGAGGTCATACTCAGTGCTTTTGCAGGCTATGTCCAAGTATTCCACCTCGCTCGCCTACTACGTGTTCCTCCAGAACTCGCTGTTCATAGCGCCGCTGCTGAAGTTCGCACAGGACGATGTCGGACGCAGCGTTATATCCGAGGTTGCCTCCGGTGGTTCCAAGGGCACGCTGGTACAGGATATATTCCGGAGGTCTAAGAACTCACTTTCCTATGAAGGTGAATTGAACGGGATGGCCGATATGGTCCCCCTTCCGGGTGCAGATCATCATCTGATACTGGCCCGCTCCAAGGATGGCGATGCGCTCGTGCTCTCAAGTCCTAGGAACATTCTTGAGAGATACAGGATAATAGGTCTGAGGGGAATAGAGTTCGGGAAGGTGAGCTACGAGGGACGTGCTGACGTCATCACCGAGCATGGCTCCAGCGCTGTAGAGGAGCTGATGGACGAGGTGGCAATACCGTTATCCGCTATGGCGCTTGGGGTCGTCGAGAGAGCGGTCGAGATGGCGGCTCAGTACTCAAAGGAGCGGGAGGCATTCGGATCCAAACTCTCGGAATTCCAGCCGATAGCGTTCTACATAGCCGATGTGCAGGCACAGCTCAGGGTGCTGGAAGAGTATCTATACTCAGATTCCCCGGATCCGCTGACAGCTAAGGTACTATCGCTCGATCTGGCTAGGAAGGCCTCTAGAATGTCCATTCAGGTCCACGGTGGCTACGGATACTTCGAGGACATAGGGGTGGAGAGGCTTTACAGGGACGCTGCAGTGCTATCGTCTATTTCCGGCAATTACTTGGACGATATGACAAAGCTCTCTAGGAGATTGTTGGGCGATTTCACCGCAAAGATCTAA
- a CDS encoding PaaI family thioesterase gives MSLEVLKNLLEMDPFLKLLGVKVERIEPGNCTLCLDFREELTRFGGTMNGGAIATLMDAAGGCAVLSYKLGHNEVTVDLNVSYVKPVSEGPVRASAKVIRGGRTLAFVDIELRDGKGDLCATCKGTYMYLDWT, from the coding sequence ATGAGTTTGGAAGTTCTGAAGAATCTCTTGGAAATGGATCCCTTCCTGAAGCTGCTCGGGGTGAAGGTGGAGCGCATCGAACCCGGAAATTGTACCCTTTGCCTCGATTTCAGGGAGGAGCTGACGCGGTTTGGTGGCACTATGAATGGTGGAGCTATAGCGACGCTAATGGACGCCGCCGGCGGATGCGCTGTGCTCTCATATAAGCTGGGACACAATGAGGTCACCGTAGATCTTAACGTGTCATATGTGAAGCCGGTGTCGGAGGGGCCCGTCAGGGCCAGTGCCAAGGTCATCAGAGGCGGTAGAACGTTGGCCTTCGTGGATATAGAATTGAGGGATGGCAAAGGCGATCTCTGTGCTACATGTAAAGGCACCTATATGTATCTGGACTGGACTTAG
- a CDS encoding transposase, protein MRTLFNLALGALMAHLGALVDGRTARNAKYSSEALLRCLIHLSARGAYAESGLGALADNGHRVPSPDTLFYRLERVDPMEALEAMNDANAELLGHAPRGRGVPPMVAIDYTEEPYYGRRDSMVMRGKMKDGTTYFHTYATVSTVGMDERAKLTLHALPVTPFSSKEEVVGRLLEEAGSLLRARPSLLLMDRGFFAVEVLSMLQRMGMRFIVPAVANSRVKGIIEAYARGELPPVVEYRMGSDEEDGKGVDFYLVIARRRDAKDDDPPSKRYIAFATNVPFEDPEDMVRRIPEEYRARWGIETSYRVQDGFEAKTCSRSHTIRIVYFLLSVILYNSWAMMALMGTGRATTYRYRDYIAEEAVKVPWMEVGYMMGAG, encoded by the coding sequence ATGAGGACCCTCTTTAACTTGGCGCTCGGCGCGCTCATGGCCCACCTGGGAGCGCTCGTCGACGGGAGGACCGCGAGGAACGCGAAGTACTCGTCTGAGGCGCTGCTGCGCTGCCTGATCCACCTCTCCGCCAGGGGAGCGTACGCGGAGTCCGGGCTGGGGGCGCTGGCGGACAACGGCCATCGCGTGCCCTCCCCAGACACCCTGTTCTACAGGCTGGAGAGGGTGGACCCGATGGAGGCCCTCGAGGCGATGAACGATGCGAACGCGGAGCTCCTGGGGCACGCGCCCAGAGGGAGGGGAGTGCCGCCCATGGTGGCGATAGACTACACGGAGGAGCCGTACTACGGGAGGCGCGACTCCATGGTGATGAGGGGGAAGATGAAGGACGGCACCACCTACTTCCACACATATGCGACCGTGAGCACGGTGGGCATGGACGAGAGGGCCAAGCTCACGCTCCACGCGCTCCCGGTCACGCCCTTCAGCTCGAAGGAGGAGGTCGTGGGGAGGCTGCTGGAGGAGGCGGGCTCCCTCCTGCGCGCGAGGCCCTCGCTCCTACTCATGGACAGGGGGTTCTTCGCCGTCGAGGTCCTCTCCATGCTGCAGCGCATGGGGATGCGGTTCATAGTGCCGGCCGTGGCCAACAGCCGCGTGAAGGGGATCATAGAGGCGTACGCGAGGGGCGAATTGCCTCCCGTGGTCGAGTACAGGATGGGAAGTGATGAGGAGGATGGGAAGGGCGTGGATTTCTATCTGGTGATAGCTAGGAGGAGGGATGCCAAAGACGATGATCCTCCGTCGAAGAGGTACATTGCGTTCGCGACGAACGTGCCGTTCGAGGACCCCGAGGACATGGTCAGGAGGATTCCGGAGGAGTACAGGGCGAGGTGGGGCATAGAGACCTCCTACAGGGTGCAGGACGGGTTCGAGGCAAAGACGTGCAGCAGGAGCCACACGATCAGGATAGTCTACTTCCTGCTCTCCGTAATCCTGTACAACTCATGGGCGATGATGGCCCTGATGGGTACCGGGAGGGCGACTACCTACAGGTACAGGGATTACATCGCGGAGGAGGCAGTGAAAGTGCCGTGGATGGAGGTGGGGTACATGATGGGCGCAGGATAA
- a CDS encoding acyl-CoA dehydrogenase family protein, producing the protein MASFPFDGLDDFEVKFTEDQEMFRRIVEKFAEDSLRPRVKDVESADKIPVELIEGAKALGLMGIGVPPEYGGQGGGFKELAIMSEEISRVLPAFGTMLLVNRLFIDPLMMFGTADQKSRYLPPVAKGEVFAAHANTEPGAGSDVAGISTTAKMSSSGSKWILNGRKIFISNADRAQFFLVSARTSPSEPGKRWRGITAFIVERDYPGLRIGQKFNVMGLMGEHPSEVLLEDVEVPESNVLGKIGEGFKVVLTTYDYSRILIAAQAVGIAQGAFEAAFNYSIERNAFERPIIAFEGVSFKVAEMLMELEAARLLTYWAANLAESGDPKFVLASSIAKYYATETAVKISKNAISIHGGVGVDKESLVERYLRDAMITTIYEGANDVQKLTIAKSLLRAISKDVPIS; encoded by the coding sequence ATGGCCTCATTTCCCTTCGATGGGTTGGATGACTTTGAGGTTAAGTTTACGGAGGACCAAGAGATGTTCCGGAGAATTGTTGAAAAATTCGCTGAGGATTCCCTGAGACCGCGCGTGAAGGACGTGGAGTCCGCTGATAAAATACCGGTAGAGTTGATAGAAGGCGCGAAGGCGTTGGGCCTAATGGGCATCGGCGTGCCACCTGAGTACGGAGGCCAAGGCGGCGGCTTCAAGGAGTTGGCGATAATGTCGGAAGAGATCTCCCGGGTTCTGCCCGCCTTCGGGACCATGCTGCTTGTGAACAGATTGTTCATAGATCCCCTAATGATGTTCGGAACTGCTGATCAGAAGAGCAGGTATTTGCCACCGGTGGCCAAGGGTGAGGTTTTCGCTGCGCATGCGAACACGGAGCCGGGCGCCGGAAGTGACGTGGCTGGAATATCCACGACTGCTAAGATGTCCAGCTCAGGATCCAAGTGGATTCTAAACGGCAGAAAGATATTCATATCAAACGCTGATCGTGCGCAGTTCTTCTTGGTATCAGCGCGGACCTCCCCATCAGAGCCTGGAAAGCGGTGGAGGGGAATAACCGCCTTCATAGTCGAGAGGGACTATCCTGGGCTGCGCATAGGCCAGAAATTCAACGTGATGGGGCTCATGGGCGAGCATCCGAGCGAGGTCCTACTTGAAGACGTGGAGGTTCCTGAGTCCAATGTGCTCGGCAAGATCGGGGAGGGCTTCAAGGTGGTCCTTACCACTTACGACTATTCCCGCATACTCATAGCCGCGCAGGCCGTTGGAATAGCGCAGGGCGCGTTCGAGGCAGCGTTCAATTACTCCATCGAGAGGAATGCGTTTGAGCGTCCGATAATCGCGTTCGAGGGTGTCTCATTCAAGGTAGCGGAAATGTTAATGGAGCTGGAGGCTGCCAGGCTACTCACGTACTGGGCCGCCAACCTCGCAGAGTCCGGCGATCCCAAATTCGTGCTGGCCTCCTCGATCGCGAAGTACTACGCGACCGAGACCGCAGTTAAAATTTCAAAGAACGCAATATCTATTCACGGCGGCGTTGGTGTGGACAAGGAATCGCTGGTAGAGAGGTATCTAAGGGATGCGATGATAACTACTATATATGAAGGCGCAAATGACGTGCAAAAACTCACAATAGCTAAGTCTCTTCTTCGCGCGATTTCTAAGGATGTACCAATATCATGA
- a CDS encoding SWIM zinc finger family protein, with amino-acid sequence MSLNPPMCTCPDFSFKLARGTPSPCKHIRSVLASKYWGTYEEITLPDDQLIGVLIGSLQIQPRTSERSDLPPKS; translated from the coding sequence GTGTCTCTAAATCCTCCTATGTGCACATGTCCGGATTTCTCGTTTAAACTCGCGCGGGGAACGCCGTCTCCATGCAAGCATATACGCTCAGTTCTAGCGTCGAAATATTGGGGAACCTACGAGGAGATAACACTCCCTGACGATCAGCTGATCGGAGTTCTCATCGGATCGCTGCAGATTCAACCCCGGACCTCAGAGCGCTCAGATTTGCCTCCAAAATCCTAG
- a CDS encoding 2-oxoacid:acceptor oxidoreductase family protein: MRITALISGRGGQGVVEAGNLLALGLMYAGMHATVVPTYGPQTRGGRVESAVVGSSESVDDPLPSRYEAVLLADPLALKRCERVGRGGLLLINSSLIDQRIEAYARVIRVEATRIAERVGQELREPRILTGTVLLGALSGAGYVPLEWLINASRTRFQDPRILEANLSALRSGVESAAIR, translated from the coding sequence TTGAGGATAACTGCGCTCATATCGGGCAGGGGAGGTCAAGGGGTGGTTGAGGCCGGGAACCTGCTGGCACTTGGACTCATGTATGCCGGAATGCATGCGACAGTAGTTCCAACATATGGCCCCCAGACCAGGGGAGGACGTGTAGAGAGCGCGGTGGTCGGATCATCGGAGTCTGTGGATGATCCGCTGCCATCAAGATATGAAGCGGTACTGCTGGCGGACCCACTGGCCCTGAAGAGGTGTGAGCGCGTAGGGCGCGGGGGACTTCTGTTGATTAATTCATCCTTGATAGACCAACGCATTGAGGCTTATGCGCGTGTGATACGCGTCGAGGCCACTAGAATTGCCGAGCGCGTAGGGCAGGAGCTTCGGGAGCCACGCATACTTACAGGCACTGTTTTACTGGGAGCCCTGTCGGGTGCAGGCTACGTTCCACTCGAGTGGCTGATCAATGCCTCCCGGACCCGCTTCCAAGATCCTAGGATTTTGGAGGCAAATCTGAGCGCTCTGAGGTCCGGGGTTGAATCTGCAGCGATCCGATGA
- a CDS encoding thiamine pyrophosphate-dependent enzyme, which produces MEAVRISSIRQGMPTPYCPGCEHGILLKLIARALEELGLVERAVMVGSVGCSSLAYEFLDVDYVQAPHGRAPALMTAIKLLEPDLTVFSVQGDGDAGGIGIGELISAANRGVPITVLMYDNMVFGMTGGQMSPTTPMGMATTTTPRGRGRGAEGPPIDVCDVLSSLEGPAYLRRVIIAPKPIKRGGNLSYSFKPVMDSYRAILSAFRAQMKGGFSFVEFMGTCNVNWKMTVDDAKVYTHEVVSKVRPPRLCRDRLGVDA; this is translated from the coding sequence ATGGAGGCCGTGCGCATATCATCGATACGCCAGGGGATGCCTACTCCTTACTGCCCGGGATGTGAACATGGAATACTTCTCAAGTTAATAGCAAGGGCACTGGAGGAGCTGGGCCTTGTGGAGAGGGCGGTCATGGTAGGATCAGTTGGGTGCTCATCCCTTGCGTATGAGTTCTTGGACGTGGACTATGTCCAGGCGCCACATGGAAGAGCTCCTGCACTGATGACGGCCATCAAATTGCTGGAGCCCGATTTAACGGTGTTCTCCGTGCAGGGAGACGGCGACGCTGGAGGGATAGGAATAGGCGAACTGATTAGCGCCGCCAATAGAGGTGTGCCGATCACAGTCCTAATGTATGATAACATGGTGTTCGGAATGACCGGGGGGCAGATGTCGCCGACCACTCCTATGGGGATGGCTACCACAACTACGCCTAGGGGAAGAGGGAGAGGGGCAGAGGGGCCTCCCATTGACGTATGCGACGTGCTATCCTCGCTGGAGGGACCTGCCTATTTGAGGAGGGTGATCATAGCTCCGAAGCCCATCAAAAGAGGTGGAAACCTCTCGTACTCGTTTAAACCGGTGATGGACTCTTATCGGGCAATACTGTCGGCGTTCAGAGCACAGATGAAGGGTGGGTTCTCATTTGTCGAGTTCATGGGCACGTGTAATGTGAACTGGAAGATGACCGTTGATGACGCCAAGGTCTACACGCATGAGGTCGTGTCCAAGGTGCGGCCGCCCAGGCTGTGCAGGGATAGATTGGGGGTGGATGCTTGA